The DNA sequence taatctaaaattaataatatctttatatattaaaagtaattatttaaGGGGAATGtttaacgattttttttttttatattttaaaaagttaacGGAACAGGAAAACAAAATCTATTTCTTTAGCCCTTACCGATTTTACTAAAATTATGGGATCCAGAGAAAAATCAAAGTTCAATTAATTAACGCCAACGATTAAGAAGCTTCTCCTTCGCaacaattttgagaaaattaatCAGTGGGAAcaaagttaagaaaataaaggccGAGGACTCTCCATCTACATGAACACGATGATGCACAGGGCAAGAGGTCTGGATTCTATTTGATAGCTTATTGCATAATTAATTGTCTTTATAATTAAGAAGTTTCTTTCTGTTTGAGGCTTACATTCTTCTCCAACATTAATTTAACAGTACTGAGAGCAAGAAATTAGATACCTCATTGAAGAAGATGGCCAAGAAACATAATATGGATGTGAAAACACCAACTGAAAATGTCAAAGACTCAATTAAGAAGAAACCGGATGAAACAGTTGGAGAATGGCCAAAAAGAAGGAGGTGTGAAAAGAAATATACAACAAAGAGTGCGTGATATATCTTCTTTGTTTTCTGTCTTTTTTTGTAAACATTTTTTCTTTCTGACAATATTTACAAAACAGAGAAAGTATTATGAGCCGAAGATGGAGAAACGAATTGTACGCACCAGCCCTTTGGGTAAAGACAAATATTATAAAAGATTATAATAGGTATTGGTGGTTTCGGCGTGAAGAGAGAATAATATTTGTGGAGAGTTCTGATTCCAAGTAGTGGGGATACTACAGTAGCAAGGATGAGGAATTAAGGGTGTTTTATATTAAAACATGTTGTGATTTGTTTATGTATTTATGATCCTTACTTGATATTTTTGGAACAGCTTGATGCATTGATGGGTTTGCTAAACTGCAAGGGCGATAGAGAGTGTGCGCTAAAAATTGAAGGATTTGATGAGGCTCTTAAGGCGCGATGACCCACAAAATGGAGATGTGTTTAAGCAATACCTATAAtcaaagaagagaagaaaaagtaTCTCCGACTAGAAAATTGACAAAATGGAGTTGATTCTGTTTAACCACCAGTGGCAAAACCAGCTGGAATGGTTGTTGCACTCTGTAAATTTCAACTTCttcttataataataataattctcaTGGGGCGGCTGTTTCGATTGCTGCGCTACTGCCGGCGGGAGCCATACAACAACCACCACCACCGCAACAACAACCTCCTCCGCAGTCTCAAATATCCACAGTACAATCTCTTCCTAttgctactactactactacttccTCTTCCAGTCTTTGCTCAATGATGTCtactaaataatatattgttatttatttattgtacaATTTAAAGTAATGATTTCTTGAAAATTTTAGTTCATTTTCCATTAGTTCAGATGTAATACATACATAGTAGTTTAAGCATTACACACAAGCCTATTTTCACCTGGTAgtgatacatatatatgtaatatatatgttacataatTTTTTGCAAGCTTATGATATATTCATCAACACTAAAAACACACACAtgacacacacacatatatataattatatatatgtatataaattgcatatttcaaagtttttttttccttttgctTCCCTGTTATTTTACTTTTGAAATTATGTTAATAGTGTGTAATAATGCTTATTAATTTCTACAAAGTTTGGGTTTTGAGTTGGGGAAGACAGGGAAATTAATAGGGTTATAAGTTGGTTCTATTCCCATGTGGCATTATTTGGAATAGAGCTTCTTTGAAATCGGTATTGTCAATTTGGGAGTAAGATGCATTGTTGTATTGGGATGAAATGATGTTTGTATTGGGATGATACAAAAATAGTTAGTTtcacaattttttatattaaattttattgaattGTCGATTATTTAAACTctgataataatttttttctcttttttttttggttaattttttttataaagttaCTGCATATTGAAGAAATTCTCCTCTTTGCTTCCTTCTCTAGCATTGAATAAAAGCTTTCAACtaatatataactaaatatacAACTTCAAACTAGTAtataaaaaacatatatatatacataccagCAAGAGTAAGATGCATTCCACTGCATCTTCGGTAACTACGCCAAATTATTTTGGCTGCCTCTGCATGCATGTAGATTAACCAATAAATAATGTggtcatattatattaatacataaatataCATAGGTATGATACACTACAAATAATATATGCATACGTACCACCAGGCGATGAACCAGCAGGTTGATGTTCTAATAAGATTCAACAATTATAGCAAAATTAAACAAAGTTAATAGATAATCCaagttaaaaaagaaaaagccaAAACGtttagtaattaataaataaaatggaaCTACTTGTATGTATACTAAATAACCATAGGAATATGATGAGATAACATTAACTATACCAATAATAGGAGGAAGGCGGCTGAAACGATATGGCACTCCCTTGAAGGGATTATCATATGGGTAATTCCCAGGGGCCTTGGCCGGTTCTGCAAATTAAACAAAGTTAATATATAATCCGAGTAAAaacaaaaagtcaaaacattTAGTAATTAATACATTTACCATTAACAGGATGGAGGCGGCTGAATTTACGATATGGGACTCCATTGATGGGGAGGGGTTTCTTTATTACCCCCAATTCTGCAGCAGCACCAAATGGGTATTTTCTAAGGGCTTTGGCTTTGACCGGTTCTgcaaattaaacaattaattaacaTAATACATATTATATACAGCTAATTTTGTAATAGACACAATATATGTGtaccagcagcagcagcagcaccaAATGGGTATTTTCTAAGGGCTTTGGCTTTGACCGGTTCTgcaaattaaacaattaattaacataatacatattatatacagataattttgtaataaacACAATATATGTGTACCAGCAGCAGCAGCGTCTTGATTGTCCATTTGATTATGTAATAATCTTTCTATTGTTATACTGCAGAGATGAGCAGTGAGTTAATGGTCATATGATCGATATTGACATTTTGTTGTTATAAttagtattaatttaaatacagATGGAATAATCAACCAAACCCAAGCCAAATAATCAGTATTTTTCACAGTAAACAAAATCCAAcccatattaattaaatatcaatataCTTTTGATAGTATTGTTTTGATTGTCCATTGGATGATATGTTCTAacaatataatcaaataattGTAAACACGTGTGAAATGTAGATGTAAGATAGAGATCTCAGCCCTAGATCAAATCAATGCAAAGCTAAAGAGAGAAATCAGAGACAAAGAAAGGCATACTTGATTCACCTAATAGATAAACACtaataaaactattttaattttcaaaatcaaaatcaaaatttaaaaaaatttgaaaatagcaAGAATAAATAAGGAATTactttcaattttatttaaatagtttttctctcaattataatctatttttattttctttcaattaatattttggatCCGAGACCAGCGAACTGAAGCCGGCATAGACCTGGGCCTGGACCCGACTCAGAACAAAGCCAAGAGCCTAATCCTAAACCCCGACGCAAGAGCAGGACCGCGACTCCAGCTCACTTTCTCTAATCCCAGTTTCTCATTACACACttacatttttgtttttaaaaacaaaaaaaaaaggttaggaAACACATTTGTGTTTGTGAAAAAACAATTcacaaacaaaaattttactatcatttttataatttaaaaaaattaaagaacaaGAATGTCACCAATGCTCAAGAAATATGAAACCAAAACCTAAATTAcattataaaaaatacatattatatCTATACCAAACAAAAACATTTACTGAGCACAAAGTCCTTCAACAGATTATTACTCATTGATACGAATGAAGTCAGAATAATAATGCAAAACTATAATCTGTAAATTAAAAGACAAATTGAAAGGGCACCAGACaacataaattaaatgaagattaagaaataagaaagaaaaagagagaaataaaAATGGTTCTCTAAGCTTGAcctgagtgagagagagagagagagagagagcgttCGAGGTGGTTCCGGTGGAGTTGTGCAGGGAAAATGTAAGGGTCGGCACCGGCGGTGTTATGGCCTGAGAAGAAGACTGGGTGTGGTGGTGGTGAGTGACAGAGACCCGATTGAGAGGAAGAGAGAATATGAAGGGGCGGCTGGGATTATTAGAGTAAAAACGAGAGATGAGACGGAGAGAGGTAAAATGTAgtgttttagggtttttttaccTTTTTGAGGCTGTACATTTACTTTTTTAGGGTTATATCTTTTTGGGCCTGTAGTGTTGGgctttattttgtaatttattagtaaactattttctttaaaaaaattcataatctttattaattgcAATTCATAGTAATTACATGATTAAAATTTAGAGTAACATCACTACTCCTGATAACACGATCAACAACTAAATAGGATGCTCGAGCTAAGAAATGAGCAACACTATTTACAGAACGTCTAATAAAATTGACATAAACATCTCGCAAGTCATTTAACAACATCTTACAATCAGTATAATACTCCCAAAATATGAAACCATAGACATAGAGTTACGTAACGCTTGCACCACGGTAAGACATTTATTAGT is a window from the Cannabis sativa cultivar Pink pepper isolate KNU-18-1 chromosome 1, ASM2916894v1, whole genome shotgun sequence genome containing:
- the LOC115706066 gene encoding uncharacterized protein LOC115706066 isoform X5, encoding MDNQDAAAAEPVKAKALRKYPFGAAAAAEPVKAKALRKYPFGAAAELGVIKKPLPINGVPYRKFSRLHPVNEPAKAPGNYPYDNPFKGVPYRFSRLPPIIEHQPAGSSPGEAAKIIWRSYRRCSGMHLTLADIFIDESIDLDENYEEKNDKGFFPAEYGTRFVPRPFLAMAIFVMKEHSKRMVGQ